A window of Apium graveolens cultivar Ventura chromosome 8, ASM990537v1, whole genome shotgun sequence contains these coding sequences:
- the LOC141679808 gene encoding acetylserotonin O-methyltransferase-like, with product MAPLLLFQNSYVIITPLHFLNACVLDNNTSAFPYAHGKDTWKYAAENPGHNKFFDEAMACETRRTFPAVLNGCAELFTGVNSVVDVGGGDGTLLRILIKKCPWIHGINLNLSHMLSSAPESIPVS from the coding sequence ATGGCTCCTCTGCTGTTGTTCCAAAACAGCTATGTTATCATAACTCCATTGCATTTCTTAAATGCATGTGTGCTGGATAACAATACATCAGCATTCCCATATGCTCATGGAAAGGATACCTGGAAGTATGCAGCTGAAAATCCAGGTCATAACAAGTTCTTTGATGAAGCAATGGCTTGTGAGACTAGGAGAACATTTCCTGCAGTACTTAATGGATGTGCAGAGCTCTTTACTGGAGTGAACTCCGTTGTGGATGTTGGAGGTGGTGATGGAACATTACTTCGCATACTCATCAAAAAATGTCCATGGATTCATGGAATCAACTTGAATCTTTCTCACATGCTTTCTTCTGCACCAGAATCCATCCCTGTTTCGTAA